From Deltaproteobacteria bacterium, one genomic window encodes:
- the pssA gene encoding CDP-diacylglycerol--serine O-phosphatidyltransferase, with the protein MSKRNIYILPNLFTTASIVTGFYSMLFAVRENFILAGWFIVLAVVFDSLDGTVARLTHSQSTFGMEYDSLSDLVSFGVAPAFISYMWYLRYLDEVGIFLCIAYLLMGALRLARFNVQNKRISFVGLPIPAAAMMVISTMLIAIKLNIHIFEGFLFVILFAAVSFLMISNVRYKGFKHINLGDFKWWKTVGLIPIFVVFLWKPYFVLFLLSIVYIFSGPVECMVKVSKRKLFRRREDGKQKDNNF; encoded by the coding sequence ATGAGTAAGAGAAACATTTATATTTTGCCAAATCTATTTACCACCGCAAGTATCGTTACCGGTTTTTATTCAATGCTCTTTGCAGTAAGAGAGAATTTTATCTTAGCGGGGTGGTTTATTGTTTTGGCTGTTGTATTTGATAGTTTAGATGGAACTGTGGCTCGTCTCACTCACTCTCAGAGTACATTCGGCATGGAGTATGATTCATTATCCGATTTGGTGTCCTTTGGAGTGGCACCGGCATTTATCAGTTATATGTGGTATTTGCGATATTTAGATGAAGTGGGTATCTTTTTGTGCATTGCCTATCTTTTAATGGGGGCATTGAGGTTGGCACGATTTAATGTCCAGAATAAGAGGATTAGTTTTGTTGGTTTGCCTATCCCTGCGGCGGCAATGATGGTTATAAGCACGATGCTCATAGCCATTAAACTTAATATACACATTTTCGAGGGTTTCCTTTTCGTTATTTTATTTGCCGCAGTTTCTTTTCTTATGATAAGTAATGTAAGATATAAAGGTTTTAAACATATAAACCTAGGTGACTTCAAGTGGTGGAAGACAGTGGGGCTGATACCTATTTTTGTGGTTTTTTTATGGAAACCTTATTTTGTGTTGTTTTTGCTTTCTATAGTCTATATATTTTCTGGGCCTGTGGAATGTATGGTAAAAGTTAGTAAGAGAAAGTTGTTTAGAAGGAGGGAAGATGGAAAACAGAAAGATAATAATTTTTGA
- a CDS encoding phosphatidylserine decarboxylase family protein, with product MRTGEQHVFAVEGIPIVIGELLLFVVLLLLHWYIVAGIWIIIVLFSFYFFRNPKRNAPDEKGLIVSPADGIVVDISRAEERFFLKEKVSRVSVFMSLFDVHVNRFPVEGEVVDTHYNKGKFYPANREKSSLLNEQNGVFIKTKSGKRLVVVQIAGIIARRIVCYAKKGSIFRKGEIFGLIMFGSRLDVYTPCSMKLNVKLGERVKAGETVIGVFDE from the coding sequence ATGAGGACAGGGGAGCAGCATGTTTTTGCAGTTGAAGGAATACCTATTGTTATAGGAGAACTGCTTTTATTTGTTGTGCTGCTCTTGCTTCACTGGTATATAGTCGCCGGGATTTGGATTATAATAGTTTTGTTTAGCTTCTATTTTTTCCGTAATCCGAAAAGGAATGCGCCTGACGAGAAGGGTTTAATAGTTTCTCCTGCTGATGGTATAGTGGTAGATATCTCAAGAGCAGAAGAGCGTTTTTTCCTAAAGGAAAAGGTTTCAAGGGTGAGTGTTTTTATGTCTTTGTTTGATGTGCATGTGAACAGGTTTCCTGTGGAAGGAGAGGTTGTTGACACTCATTATAATAAGGGTAAATTCTATCCGGCAAACAGAGAAAAATCATCACTCTTGAATGAACAAAATGGTGTTTTCATTAAAACTAAATCTGGAAAGAGATTGGTGGTAGTTCAAATTGCAGGAATAATTGCCCGTCGTATTGTATGTTATGCAAAAAAGGGTAGTATTTTTAGAAAAGGCGAGATATTTGGATTGATTATGTTTGGCTCGCGGCTGGATGTATACACGCCTTGTTCAATGAAGCTGAATGTAAAGTTAGGTGAAAGAGTAAAGGCAGGAGAAACGGTGATAGGGGTGTTTGATGAGTAA